The genomic DNA CTTCTTCGCCACTTTGGATGCGCACGGTGACCTGCTCCAGGTCCGGGTCGTACAACCATACGCGGCTGCCGTCGGCAACGATGGTCTGTTTGTACGGCGCGGTGGTTTCCCAGCGGAACTGACGCGGCGCTTCCAACGCCAGCGTACCCGAACTGGACTTGCCGGGCTGACCGTTGGCGTCGGTCAAGGTCTGGCTGAAATTGCCGGTGAGCGAGTGCAGGCCGGTAGCGAACGCGTCGAGCTTGGCGCGCGCGTTGCCGGTGGCGGCATGCGCGGTGAAGGCGAGCGCGAAGGTGGCAATAGTGACGATAAGACGATTCATTGGAGATCCCGATGATCTTTGCTTTTAGCTCGTCATTCCGGCGTAGGCCGGAACCCAGTAGCGATGCGTATCGATTTTCGCGACAACCTGAAACCGAGGGCACTGGGCTCCGGCCTGCGCCGGAATGACGAAGTAGGTTTAGTTCTTGGGCGGCGGCGGCGCCAGCACTTCGCGATTGCCGTTGTGCTGCGGTGCGCTGACCACGCCCTCCTGCTCCATCTGTTCGATCAGGCGCGCGGCTCGGTTGTAGCCGATGCGCAGATGTCGCTGGACGCCGGAGATCGATGCGCGACGGCTTTCGGTGACGATACGCACCGCCTTGTCATAGAGCTGCGCTTCCGCGTCGCCGCCGACTTCTTCTTCCAACGGTAGACCGGAGTCGCTGATGAACTTGCCGTCGCCGGTGGGCTGCGATTCTTCCAGCACGCCTTCGATGTATTGCGGCGAGCCCTGCGACTTGAGCCAGTCGACCACGTGATGCACTTCATGGTCGTCGACGAAGGCGCCATGTACGCGCTCGGGTGTGGCGGTGCCGGGCGGCAGGTAAAGCATGTCGCCATGGCCGAGCAGTGTTTCGGCGCCCGATTGATCGAGGATGGTGCGCGAGTCGATCTTCGACGACACCTGGAACGCGATGCGCGTGGGGATGTTCGCCTTGATCAAACCGGTGATCACGTCCACCGACGGACGCTGCGTGGCGAGGATCAGATGCACGCCAGCGGCACGCGCTTTTTGCGCAAGACGCGCGATCAGTTCTTCGACCTTCTTGCCGACGATCATCATCATGTCGGCGAATTCGTCGATGATCACCACGATGTACGGCAGCGGCTCCAGCGGCTCGGCCGCCAGGTTGGGCATGTCCGGATTCGGACGGAACAGCGGGTCGAGCATCGGCTGACCGGCATTCTCGGCGTCCTTCACCTTCTTGTTGAAACCAGCGAGGTTGCGCACGCCGACCGCGGCCATCAGCTTGTAGCGACGCTCCATTTCGCCCACGCACCAGCGCAGCGCGTTGGCGGCTTCTTTCATGTCGGTGACGACCGGCGCGAGCAGATGCGGAATCTTGTCGTAGACCGACAGCTCCAGCATCTTCGGGTCGATCATGATCATGCGCACGTCTTTGGGGCTGGACTTGTACAACAAGCTCAACACCATCGCGTTCACCGCCACGGACTTGCCCGAACCGGTGGTACCGGCCACTAGCAAGTGCGGCATCTTGGCCAGGTCGACCACGGTCGGCTTGCCGGCGATGTCCTTACCCAGTGCCAACGCCAAGGGCGACTTGAGCTGGTCGTATTTGTCCGAGCGCAATATCTCCGACAGGTAGACGATCTGCTTCTTGGTATTGGGGATTTCCAGGCCGATCACGTTCTTGCCCGGAATCACGTCGACCACGCGCACGCTGACCACGGACAGCCCGCGCGCAATGTCCTTGTCCAGGCTCGACACCTGCGAACCGCGCACGCCGGCAGCAGGTTCCAGTTCGAAGCGCGTGATCACCGGGCCCGGATAGACGCCCACGACCTTTGCCTCGATGCGGAAGTCCTTGAGCTTCAGCTCGACCTGGCGCGACAGCACTTCGAGGGTTTCTTCCGAATAGCCCGGGCCTTGCGGCGGTGCTTCGTCCAGCAGGGACAGCGGCGGCAGTTCGCCCGGTGCGGCAGCGCCGGTGAACAACGGAATCTGCGTTTCCTGGCGGGCGCGTTCGCTCTTGATCACCGGCGTCGGCGCCGATTCGATACGCACCGGTTCGCGCTTGGCCTGCTTGACCGCCTCGACCTTCTTGACCACTTCGCGTTCGGCGCGTGCCTGACGCGCGGCCAGAGCTTCGGGGGCTTCCTTGAGCTTGCCGCCGAACCAGCTGCCGAGCTTGACCACGCCGGCACCGAGCAGGTCCATCACCTTGAACCAGGACAGGCCGGTGGCGAGCGTGACGGCGATCAGGAACAAGGCGAGCAACAGCAACGGCGCACCTTTGTCGCCAAAGGCACGCAACAAACCATGGCCAACCCAGCGACCGACAATGCCGCCTGCGCCTTCCGGCAGAATCTGCACGTCGTGCAGGTTCAACCACGCCAGGGCCGGCGTGGTGATGAAAAACAGTACAAAGCCAATCAGCCGCATCGACGGCTCCCACGGCTGCACATTACGCTCGCCGCGATGACGCAGCACCTGCACGCCGAGGATCAGCAGCAACAACGGGAAACAATAAGCGACGAGGCCGAAGATGTAGCGCAGCAGGTTGGCGATGTTCGCGCCCACTTCGCCGCCCAGATTGTGGGCATGCTCGGCCGTGCTGGCATGGCCCCAGCTCGGGTCCTGGTCGTTGTAGCTGAACAGGCAAACCAGCAGATACAAAGCGAGCGGCAGCAGCAACAAGGCGCCAGCCTCGCGCAGACGACGCTTGAGCTCTTCGCTGAGCCCCTCGCGCGGCTTTTCCTTTTTGGATGTTGCTTTTGCGCTACGCGCCACCGGTTTGGGATTCCTCATAAACTGCAATCAATAAAAGACCGTGGGTAGGTTATTGCCGACATAGCGTAATGCTCCCCTGTAAGCATCCCTGCCCCTCTTAGGCGCAAGAGCATACCCTGTCGTAGGTCTTACCTTGGCTTAATGCTGTAATTAATTGAAAAAGCTAAAAAAGAAAAGGGGAACGGAAGCCCGAGGCCTCCGTTCCCCATCGGGCGGAGCCTATCAGCCCAGCAGGGCCGGGTGCACCAGCTTGCCGCCGTCCACATTGATACCGGCCTTGAGCGGAGCGAAGTCGCGCCACTCGTTGCCGCCGGCCAGACGCTGCACGTACGGCAGGATCGCGGCCGAGATGGCCACCGACGAGGTCTGCGGCACGGCGCCCGGCATGTTGGTCACGCAGAAATGCGTCACGCCGTGCACGTCGTAGGTCGGTTCCTTCCAGGTCGTCGGACGCGAGGTCTCGAAGCAGCCGCCCTGGTCGATCGAAATGTCGACCAGCACCGAGCCGGGCTCCATCGTCTTGACCATTTCTTCGGTGACCACGCGCGGCGCCTTGGCGCTGGGGATCAGCACGGCACCGACGACGATGTCGGCATCGCGCACTTCTTCGGCCACCGAGGACTCGTAGGCGTACAGGGCGGTGACGTTCGGGCCCATCGCCATCATTTCGGCCAGGCGGTCCTGGCGCTTGTCGAACACCACCACGTTGGCACCGGCAGCGGCGGCCAGCGCAGCGGCATTGCCGCCGGCAGCGCCCGCGCCCAGCACGACGACCTTGCCGCGCGGGGTCGAGGCCATGCCGCCCAGCAGCTTGCCCTTGCCGCCCTGCGGACGATGCAGCAGCGTGGTGCCGATCTGGGTGGCGATGCGGCCGGCGATCACCGACATCGGCAGCAGCAGCGGCAGGCCGCCGTCTTCCTCGACCGATTCGAATGCGACGCCGGTCAGGCCGATGTCCAGCAGGCTCTTGGTCAGCGCCGGCTCGGCGGCCAGGTGCAGGTAGCAGAACAGCAGATGGTGCTTCTTGAGCAGGGCCAGGTCGCCAGCGACCGGCTCCTTCACCTTGACGATCAGCTCGCCAGCCTCGTACAGGGCGGCGGCGTCAGCGGCCAGTTTCACGCCGACCTTGGTGTATGACTCGTCGGAAAAGCCGCTCTTCAGGCCGGCGCCGGCCTGGATGAATACTTCGTGGCCGCGGCGAACCAGGTCGGCGGCGGCAGCGGGGACCAGGGCAACGCGACCCTCTAGGGTCTTGGTTTCAGAAGGAATGCCGATACGCATGGGGAGTGGGAGATCCTGTCAGTGCACAAAAAACCGCGATGTTGGCCATCGCGGATAGCGTTACAGTCGCCTGCGCCTTGAATCGGCTGCGTGTCTTCCCCATCCTTGCGGGTTCAAAACTCGTTCTCTGATGCCTGAAGGCGGTCTTAGGTGAAACCGCCGCAGGATGTGGAGCGAATAGTGATTCAAGCTGCCTGCAAACTTTAAGGATTATATCAATGACGACCCCTAAGCACAGCCGCCTGCTGATCCTGGGCTCCGGCCCCGCCGGCTATACGGCTGCCGTGTACGCTGCCCGCGCCAACCTGAAGCCGACCATGATCACCGGCCTGCAGCAGGGCGGGCAGCTGATGACCACCACCGACGTCGACAACTGGCCGGGTGACGTGGAGGGGTTGCAGGGGCCCGCCTTGATGCAGCGCATGGCCGAGCACGCCGAGCGCTTCAAGACCGAGATGGTGTTCGACCATATCCATACGGTGGACCTGAAGCAGCGCCCGTTCCGCCTCAAGGGCGATTCAGGCGAGTACACCGCCGACGCACTGATCATTACCACCGGTGCGACCGCCAAGTACCTGGGCCTGGCCAGCGAAGAGCATTTCAAGGGCAAGGGCGTATCGGCCTGCGCCACCTGTGACGGCTTCTTCTTCCGCGAGCAGGACGTGGTGGTGGTCGGCGGCGGCAATACGGCGGTCGAAGAGGCGCTGTACCTGTCCAATATCGCCCGCAAGGTGTACCTGGTGCATCGTCG from Dyella sp. GSA-30 includes the following:
- the trxB gene encoding thioredoxin-disulfide reductase; translated protein: MTTPKHSRLLILGSGPAGYTAAVYAARANLKPTMITGLQQGGQLMTTTDVDNWPGDVEGLQGPALMQRMAEHAERFKTEMVFDHIHTVDLKQRPFRLKGDSGEYTADALIITTGATAKYLGLASEEHFKGKGVSACATCDGFFFREQDVVVVGGGNTAVEEALYLSNIARKVYLVHRRDKLRAEKIMQDKLFEKAAAGKIELIWNHAVDEVLGDNSGVNGVRVKDVNTGATRDLDVTGFFVAIGHTPNTGIFDGQLDMRDGYIKIRSGLDGMATMTNIPGVFAAGDVADHVYRQAVTSAGFGCMAALDAERWLDQQTPVV
- a CDS encoding DNA translocase FtsK, which produces MRNPKPVARSAKATSKKEKPREGLSEELKRRLREAGALLLLPLALYLLVCLFSYNDQDPSWGHASTAEHAHNLGGEVGANIANLLRYIFGLVAYCFPLLLLILGVQVLRHRGERNVQPWEPSMRLIGFVLFFITTPALAWLNLHDVQILPEGAGGIVGRWVGHGLLRAFGDKGAPLLLLALFLIAVTLATGLSWFKVMDLLGAGVVKLGSWFGGKLKEAPEALAARQARAEREVVKKVEAVKQAKREPVRIESAPTPVIKSERARQETQIPLFTGAAAPGELPPLSLLDEAPPQGPGYSEETLEVLSRQVELKLKDFRIEAKVVGVYPGPVITRFELEPAAGVRGSQVSSLDKDIARGLSVVSVRVVDVIPGKNVIGLEIPNTKKQIVYLSEILRSDKYDQLKSPLALALGKDIAGKPTVVDLAKMPHLLVAGTTGSGKSVAVNAMVLSLLYKSSPKDVRMIMIDPKMLELSVYDKIPHLLAPVVTDMKEAANALRWCVGEMERRYKLMAAVGVRNLAGFNKKVKDAENAGQPMLDPLFRPNPDMPNLAAEPLEPLPYIVVIIDEFADMMMIVGKKVEELIARLAQKARAAGVHLILATQRPSVDVITGLIKANIPTRIAFQVSSKIDSRTILDQSGAETLLGHGDMLYLPPGTATPERVHGAFVDDHEVHHVVDWLKSQGSPQYIEGVLEESQPTGDGKFISDSGLPLEEEVGGDAEAQLYDKAVRIVTESRRASISGVQRHLRIGYNRAARLIEQMEQEGVVSAPQHNGNREVLAPPPPKN
- the ald gene encoding alanine dehydrogenase, with amino-acid sequence MRIGIPSETKTLEGRVALVPAAAADLVRRGHEVFIQAGAGLKSGFSDESYTKVGVKLAADAAALYEAGELIVKVKEPVAGDLALLKKHHLLFCYLHLAAEPALTKSLLDIGLTGVAFESVEEDGGLPLLLPMSVIAGRIATQIGTTLLHRPQGGKGKLLGGMASTPRGKVVVLGAGAAGGNAAALAAAAGANVVVFDKRQDRLAEMMAMGPNVTALYAYESSVAEEVRDADIVVGAVLIPSAKAPRVVTEEMVKTMEPGSVLVDISIDQGGCFETSRPTTWKEPTYDVHGVTHFCVTNMPGAVPQTSSVAISAAILPYVQRLAGGNEWRDFAPLKAGINVDGGKLVHPALLG